In Arthrobacter sp. PAMC25284, a single genomic region encodes these proteins:
- a CDS encoding PIG-L deacetylase family protein yields MSIGAGRPQSPFDPETSRIERVLCFTAHPDDIDFGAAGTIAAWTAAGVQVSYCIMTDGDAGGFDPGQRDEIALLRIAEQKRAAALVGVTDIHYLHQRDGYLEASHEVIREVVRLIRGLRPDIVVSMHPERNWNRIQKSHPDHLAVGEAVTRAVYPALENPFAYPELADAGLAAYKLPWLWLFAGPDERENHFVDVTDHIDSKLEAIHIHVSQHPDVDAMERTVRGLMLKTGRRAGLPAGRSAEAFHVVAVNGPATIAGF; encoded by the coding sequence ATGAGCATTGGCGCCGGCCGGCCGCAGAGCCCGTTTGATCCGGAAACGTCCCGGATTGAACGGGTCCTCTGCTTCACGGCGCACCCCGACGACATTGATTTTGGAGCTGCGGGCACCATCGCGGCCTGGACCGCCGCCGGCGTGCAGGTCAGCTACTGCATCATGACCGACGGCGACGCCGGCGGCTTCGATCCGGGGCAGCGCGATGAAATCGCGCTGCTGCGGATCGCCGAGCAGAAACGTGCCGCCGCCCTCGTTGGTGTCACGGACATCCACTATCTGCACCAGCGTGACGGCTACCTTGAGGCCTCGCATGAGGTGATCCGCGAGGTGGTGCGGCTGATCCGCGGGCTGCGGCCCGACATCGTGGTCTCCATGCACCCCGAACGCAACTGGAACCGGATCCAGAAGAGCCACCCGGACCACCTCGCCGTGGGGGAGGCCGTGACCCGGGCCGTATATCCGGCGCTGGAGAACCCGTTCGCGTACCCGGAACTCGCCGATGCCGGCCTGGCCGCCTACAAACTGCCGTGGCTATGGCTCTTCGCCGGACCGGACGAGCGCGAGAACCACTTCGTCGACGTCACCGACCATATCGACAGCAAGCTCGAAGCGATCCACATCCATGTCAGCCAGCATCCCGACGTGGACGCCATGGAGCGCACCGTGCGGGGTCTCATGCTGAAGACTGGACGCCGGGCAGGGCTTCCCGCCGGCCGCAGCGCCGAGGCTTTCCACGTGGTGGCGGTCAACGGGCCCGCAACGATCGCCGGATTTTAA